The genomic region AACGCTATCATCGGACCATCATCAGAGAGATGTTGGATTCAAATGGTGCCTGGCCGCTGGACAATTATTTCACTCAAGTCGGGATGCCGCAAGCACTTCTGGAAAAATATCCCTGGAAACGCCGGGGCGGATTTGAAAGTCTCCGGGAAAATATCCAGTGCATGCCTGAAGATGATGATCTGAATTTTACCATGTTGAATCTCCATATTCTGGAAAGCTCCGGACCAGAATTCAGTAGTGAGGATGTTGCCTCTGCCTGGCTGAAAAAGTTGCCGGTGTATGAAGTGTTCACCGCAGAACGGGTAGCTTATAACAATCTATTGAATGGAATTTCTCCACCAGAATCAGGACAATATCTCAACCCGTTCAGGGAGTGGATCGGAGCACAGATCCGAGCTGATCTTTGGGGCTATGTCTGTCCCGGAAACCCTGAAGAAGCGGCTGAGTTTGCCTGGCGGGATGCCAGAATGACTCACACGCGAACCGGAATCTATGGCGAGATGTTCTTTGCAGCCATTATGGCCGCTGCTTTTGTCGAATCTGATATGCGCAGACTGATCCAGTTGGGGCTAGACCAAATTCCACCGAATTCCCGTCTCTCTAAAGCGATTAATACGGTTCTCAGTATTCCCATCGAAAAGAGCGAGTGGGAAGCCGTTGTTGATCAACTTTATGCTACTTTCGGGCATTATCATTGGGTGCATACGATCAATAATGCGGCTCTGACGGTAGCATCCCTGATCCATGGTGCTGGTGACTATGAACGGACGATCACAAGTGCAGTGATGGGCGGTTGGGATACGGATTGTAACGGTGCTACTGCTGGCTCAATTGTTGGCATCGTGCAGGGAGCCAAAGCATTACCTGAAAAATGGATCAACCCGCTAAATAATCAGATTCGTTCCAGTGTTGGTGGGTTTGACCGATCAACAATTTCAGATTTGGCTCACCGGACAGTTACAGCAGCCAAACTTGTACGAATCAGCGCTACCTCCGGAAATTTATCAAAATCAGACGATTATTAACTATTTAAAGGATATGGAATGTCACCAATAAAAAAGCTTAACATGAGTCAACAACAATATCAATCCCGCGCTGAGGCTTGTCTCGTTGGTCTTGCCATTGGCGATGCCTTTGGGGATGCGGCTCGCGATCCCGAAAACCAATTTTTGTACGGCATCACCATGGATTGGCCGGAAAAACCAACCTTCAGTACAGATGATACTGAATTTGCACTGCTTAGTGCTGAGATTCTGATCAATTCCAATGGGAAACCAACTCCGGAACATGTATTAGCAGCCTGGAAAGAGCACGTTCTGGTGGAAGATGAACTCAAACGTGGAGGAGCCAGTGAGCGTGAAGCTGCTGCCAATATCCGTAAAGGATTAACCGCTCCAGAAACGGGGAAGTACAATGCCTACTCCAGGAGTGACGGCGCCGCTATGCGCTCAGCACCCATGGGGATCGTGGCTGCTGGCGATCCAGTGTTGGCTGCTGAATTAGCCCGTATTGATGCAGAGATCAGCCATGCGGATGATGGCGTTTGGGGCGCTCAAGCAGTAGCGGCTGCAACAGCGGTTGCGATTGATGGCGGAACCGTGGACGAGATCATTGCTGAAGCCCGAAAGTGGGCGCCGGTCGGCAGTTGGTTCAAACATTCTTTTGATGTGGCTTTTGCCATACTTGAGGAATTTGATTATAATATTGAACGCTCCTGGATGCCGCTCCATAAAGCGTTGCGGTGTGAGTATAAAGCATCGGTGCCGGAAGCTGTGGTTTCGGCATTTGCAGTTTTCAAATTAACTCGAGGTGAATTCAAACAAGGGATGATCTATGCTGGTAATTTCGGGCGCGATACTGACACCATTGGTGCGATTGTAGGCGCACTATCAGGAGCCTCTAAAGGAATGGAAGCCATTCCTGAAGCATGGATTGGAAATGTACGTAAACCGCATGGGACTTGTCTACAGTTTACCGCGAAACAAGATCTATTTGAAGTAGCCCGGAAGTTGATAAATCTGAGATAAGACTAATCCATAACCAGGGATCGAGCTGGGCAATTAATGGGAGAATAAAGTGATGAGAAGTATACTCGGTTTTTTAGTGATCATCCTGGTTTCATGTCAAGCTCAGGTTGTTCCTGAGTACCACAACATCTCTACTGAATACACCAAGACCATTGATCTGGATTACTTGCTCTATGTCCCAGCCGATTATCGACCAAATGAAGCCTGGCCATTGGTTTTTTATCTCACGGGTATGGAGAGTGTTGATGATATTAATTTGATTAGAAATTATGGTCCACCTCAACTCGTAGAAATGGGGATGGGACATGACTTTTTTATTGTCGCTCCCCAGCTACCAGGAGATGAGCATTGGGATCCCGATGCCCTGAAAGCTCTTTTGGAGGAAGTTGAAAGTAATTATCATATCGATGAATTTCAACGCTTCATCACAGGCATTGGTGATCGGGGAGGTTGGGGTGTTTTTGAGTTTGGGGTCAGTTACCCGGGAATATTTCAGCGTTTTGCTCCAATGGGAGCACCTGCCTGCACTGAGATATGCCGCCTGGGTGAGGTTTCGACCTGGATGTTTCATGGTGCCCAGGATTCTCTGGTTCCCATCGAAGATCCAGAGAATATGCTCTTTGAAATGCAGACCTACTGCGGTACGACAGAGGATCAACTGACCATCTATGATGATCTCGGGCACGAAGTATGGGAACAAGGTTACTCTGAGGAAGGATTTTGGGAATGGTTTGTAGGAACAGCCCCGTCCTTTACCGGTAGTCCCGCTGTAGCCCTGCACGAAACATTCTCAACTGAGATTTCAAAAGAAATTGACGATGATTATCTGCTATATCTACCTGCTGGTTACAACAGTAATAATGAGAATTGGCCTTTGGTATTATTTCTCCATGGATCGGGCAGTGCGATCCAAAATATTGATGAAATCAGACAGGGGGGCCCCCCTTTGCTTTACGAGCAGGGTATGAATTCAGATTTTTTGCTCCTGTGTCCTCAGCTTCATGCCAATGTGCACTGGGACGTGGATCGCGTGAATGTATTGACTCAGTATATCATTGAAACCTATCGAGTTGATGCAAGTCGTATTTATATCACCGGTTTGAGTCGAGGCGGTTTTGGAACATGGGAATATGCTGTGAGTTACCCCGATCTGTTTGCGGCTGTAGTCCCCATCGCGGCTCGTGACGTACCTGGAGTGGAACGCTTGGTCAATTCAAATATTGCAATATTCCATGGAGCTCTGGATAACGGTGTCCCCTGGCAGGGGTCACAGTTTATGTTTAATCGATTGGCTGCTGTTGGTGCCAACGTCCAGCTTACTTTGTTTGAGGGGGTGGGTCACAATGCCTGGGATCCAGCCTACAACTCTGAGGGACTATGGCTATGGCTATTGAATCAACACAATGATCAGGTTTCAGTTGAAAATGTTGATTTAAACCCCACGGATATTCTGCTGGCTGGTAATTTCCCCAATCCTTTTAATCCAAGCACTACTATTAGTTATAGTCTACCCTTTCAGACTAAGATCACATTGAAGATCTTCGATATGTTGGGTCATGAGGTTCTCACGCTTCTGGATGGAGCAGATGACCAGGGTGAACACACAGTCCAATGGAATGGAACGGATAGATCAGGAGCTCCCGTTAGTACAGGTATGTATTTTTGTCGTCTGCAAGCAGGGAATGATTCCAGGACGATCAAAATGGTATTTCTGCAATAAGGAAATACAACCAATTTTTAACTGAGGCGAACTGCTCAATTTCATCCCCCAATTTGAACATCTTCACTTTTTTGACTTAAAAACTGGGGACAGGATCGGCTGATACACAAAGTTGATGGTTGTCAACTGTACTCAAAATATGTGACCCAACACATACGTTACCGAATAATTCTCAACTGCATAAGTAAATTTATCTGATCAATATTATGCGACTAAATTGAACCCCGAAATGTTTGAATATTATAAATTAAGGCAAGGCTCATTTTAGGTTATTCTGTTTCCTGTAAAATCGAAAAAATGAATCTGGATTTAGATCACTTGATTCCCCTGAAAAGCCTTATTTACCTTGATTCAAATATTTCAGACGGATATATTCACGCGAAATGTAAATGAAGGGCATGCCTTGAACAGACTGAAGAAAAAACTTCAGCGTGTTAGGTAAAATGGAGCCGGGAAGAGTGGTTATACGTTGTGATTATGATCTTCCAAATTAAAGCATTTTAAAGAACCAAAAAAAAGGAGAGCCATAATGGGTCAACAACAATTACTTTTAATTGTTTTGGGAACGATCATCGTTGGAGTGGCGGTTGTGGTAGGAATCAACATGTTTACTCAGGGTGCTGTTAATGCAGAGCGCGATGCAGTCATGCAGGACATCAATGCGATCGCCTCAGACGCAGCAGCCTATTGGCGGAAACCAGCCGCAATGGGTGGTGGTGCCAGAGATTTCACGAATGCGGCCGATATTACATCATTCGGATCGGATTCATCTAATACTAATGGTGTCTATGTGATGTCAGCAGCTGCTGCAGCTCAGTTCACACTGACTGGCACCGGTGCCAATGAGGGGGTTGTGATTGTGGCCACTGTCAGCCAGAATGGGATCACAGGTTCGCCAACGATCACCATGCCTTAATCATTCGGTAGTGTAAAAATTTATATATTACCCCTTTTATAAGATCTACGTGGGTGTCGTTCATGACACCCACGTAGGTTAGTACTCTACAGGGGAGCCTACCCCTAATGGAGCAATTCAGATACACCTTAGCCACTCTTAAAGGAAAGCCGATCAAGGGCATCCTTGAGGCTGCTAGCAAAAAAGCCGCAAAAACAGCCGCCATAGAATTCGCGACGAAACGGAATCTCACATTCCAGAGTATCGAAAAAAAGGCGACTTTTCTATATAAAGCCCAAAAACCTGGCCAGGAAATTACCCGAGGTGAACAACAAGCCTTTGCCAAGGAAGAAGTCCAAACTGCTCTGGAACGGCTGGGGTTCAGGGTGCTCAGTGTCAATAAGAAACTATTGGATTTCAAGGGCAAGGTTCCATCCAGTGAAGTTTCCAGTTGGATTCGCTTATGCGCGGATCTGCTCAAAGAGAATTTGCCCTATGATGAGATCTTATCCCTGCTTGGTGAGGATACCCCCAATGTTCGCCTCAAAGAAACCATCAAACAGATCCAGCAGGATCTTAAGGAAGGTAAAGAAGGGGGCGAGGTCTTTGGAAAACATGAGGATGTATTTGGAAAATTTCCGGCTTATATGTTGGCTGTAGCATCAACCAGTGGCAACATGCGCAGTGTTTACGAAAGCACTGCAAAGTTCATGGCTCGTGATGAAGAATTTAAACGTAATTTAAGAAAGACACTGGTGTCCCCGTTTGTTACCCTGGGTGCCATTTTTCTTGTAGTAATCTACTATGTGATGGTCATTTTTCCTGAAACAGCCTCTATGTTTGAAAAATTTGGCAAACCTTTACCACCCATGACAGCCAAAACGATGGCTTTGAGTAATTTCCTTTCCGATAACTGGATGATTCTGGCAGCAGTGACCCTGATTCCGCTGACAGCCCTTATCTTCTACATAAGAACCCCCAAGGGTAAACTTTGGAAGGATAAGATTGTCATTAGAATACCGGTCATTGGAGAACTGCTACACAAGACCAGCATTGAAATATTTGCTCGCGTATTCCACTCACTTTACAGTGGTTCCGGTGAGAATATTGAGGTGATCCGAATCGCCTCTGAAGCATGTCGCAACTCTTATATAGCGCACCAGATGAATGAGGTTGGCATCCCTATGATGCTGGGGGAAGGTAAAGGGATTGTAGAAGCCATGGAAGCCACCGGTGTCTTCACCAAGACCGCCATTTCCCGTTTCCGGTCTGGAGCAGAATCGGGAGCGTTACGCACTAATGCGTTGCAATTGGCAAACTATTATGAAACTGAAACAGGCTATCGGATGGATCGGGTCGTTGGTTCGATAAATGGAATGGTCACGATGGTCATTATGTCTGTCATGATCGGGTTGACCCTGGTTTCCTCTGAAACGTCAGTAATGTAGGGCAATAAGGACAAATTAAATGGCCAAGATCGGTGATATCCTAGTTAGAAGGGGCGTGATTTCTCAGGATATCCTAAAACAAGCCCTGGAAATTCAGCAAACTGAGCCAGCTAATAGTCGTCGGCAGCTTGGTAAGATATTCTATGAAGATCTGGGTGTGGATCAACATGCGGTACTGCATGAACTATCATTTATTTTTGCCATCAAAGAGGTTGAGATCAACGCTGATGATCTCAATGAGGAGCAAATAGAATTTATCGATAGCGTTTTTGATAGTCGCAGTGATGCGGTTCGAGCAACCATGATTCGCGCTAAAATGGTGCCCCTCAGTGTTAATGGTCAGGGAGGAGACGCTGTTTTAACCATAATTGCTGCTGATCCTACTGATCCAGAAGTGACCTCTATGGCTGAGCAATTACCTTTTGGTAATTTTGAGATCGTCTATAGCCGTGTAGAAAATGTTGATGCAATTCTTAATAAAGTACTATCCAGCCATAATGACTTCCTGGGCTTGTTGGATGAGATCAATTATGATGAAGAGACTCATATCGATGAAGATGAAGTAGATGAGGCAGCCCTTGATGCAGAGATCAATCAAAGCGCCCTTACCGCCCTGGTCGAAGGAGTCTTGATCGAGGCTGTACGACAGGATGTCAGTGATATCCATGTGGTCCCGAAACCAGGCAATATCACAGAGATTAACTTTCGAATAGATGGGAAACTGGAAACCTGGCATTCCCAAAAAGGGGTAAAGCCTGAAGCAATATCAGCAGTATTTAAGGATAAAACTCGCAATGTCGATCGTTTTGAACGTGATATGGCTCAAGATGGTTTTATTCAAAGGAAGATCGATGACTACCTGATCCGTTATCGCGTTTCCATTATACCCATTGTAGGTTCCGAATTTGACCGGAAGCTGGAAAGTATTGTTATCCGAATCCTGGATGACCGTAAAGTAATTACAGATCTGAATAAGCTGGGACTTCAGAAACAAGCACTGCTCGATTTTAAAAAGTCTATTAACAAGCCCTCTGGTATCGTGATTGTGACAGGACCTACTGGAAGTGGTAAAAGTACCACGCTGGTGGCTGCCCTGCATGCCGTTATCACTCCTGAAAAATGTGTATTGACCGTTGAAGATCCGGTGGAATATCTGATCCATGGCTCACGTCAATTGAAGATTAGCGATAAAATGGGTTTTGATGCCGCTATCCGAGCTATCCTCAGACACGATCCAGATATTGTCTTGGTAGGTGAAATACGTGATCTTAAAACAGCGGAGACAGCCATGAAGTTGGCCAATACCGGTCACCTCACCTTTTCCACCTTGCATACAAATGATGCTCCCAGTGCTGTATCCCGACTCTATAAAATGGGTATCGAACCCTTTCTAATTGCCTCATCAGTCAGTTTAATATTGGCTCAGCGACTGGTTCGCAGACTTTGCAAGGATTGCAAAACACCCCTGACGGAGGAACACTTTGATTCAGCCCGGGCTTTGGGTTTCACTGAACAGGAGCTACAGGAATTCACCCTTTATGAACCCGTTGGTTGTGATAACTGTCGTCACGGCTATAAAGGTCGTACGGCTGTGATGGAATCATTGTATTTTACCTCAGAGATAAAGAAGATGATCGTTGCTTCGGGAGACCAGATCGATGAGGATGCTATTAGAGAAGAGGCTATTAAAAATGGCATGTTGACCTTGCGGGCTTCAGGACGGGAACGAATCAAAGAGGGCATCACCTCTATTGAAGAAATTGTGGCTGTCACCGTTGAGGATGAGGAATAGTCCAGGTGGGTCGCGTTGAAATGATGATCCTGGTCATGGCCATCGCTATATTAGGTCGCTATTCGCTAACTGTGAATGATGCTCTGGCTAAAAATGAGATCCATGTTCTTCAAAGTGAATATGAACTGAATTCCGTTTCGATCATCGAAGGCATATTTCGACAGGCCTGGCTTAAATCCTTTGACAAATATGCAGTTTCCAGCAACCCGCAATCCATCCCCGATGATTTCACCCCGGCTGACTCGCTGGGACCGGAGTCTGGAGAGTCCTACCCTGATTTCAATGATATTGATGACTACGATGGACTATCCCTGGTGGATACAGCTGGCAATGGGATGACCTACACGCTTGTGGTTAGCGTTGGATATATAGATGCTTCCGATAAGAATACCTTTCTGGGAACTCAATCCTCTCTGAAGCGCTTGAATGCGACCATCAGCAGTGACTATCTAAGAAATGACATCACCTTAAGCCGCATTTATCCATACTGGAAATGAGCAGTTATGGGTGACATACAAATGGCAGGTTCTTTTCTAATCGGTGGTATGGTGTTGTTGACCATCTTGAACATGAACCATGAGATCCTGGAGACCTC from Candidatus Neomarinimicrobiota bacterium harbors:
- a CDS encoding type II secretion system F family protein; the encoded protein is MEQFRYTLATLKGKPIKGILEAASKKAAKTAAIEFATKRNLTFQSIEKKATFLYKAQKPGQEITRGEQQAFAKEEVQTALERLGFRVLSVNKKLLDFKGKVPSSEVSSWIRLCADLLKENLPYDEILSLLGEDTPNVRLKETIKQIQQDLKEGKEGGEVFGKHEDVFGKFPAYMLAVASTSGNMRSVYESTAKFMARDEEFKRNLRKTLVSPFVTLGAIFLVVIYYVMVIFPETASMFEKFGKPLPPMTAKTMALSNFLSDNWMILAAVTLIPLTALIFYIRTPKGKLWKDKIVIRIPVIGELLHKTSIEIFARVFHSLYSGSGENIEVIRIASEACRNSYIAHQMNEVGIPMMLGEGKGIVEAMEATGVFTKTAISRFRSGAESGALRTNALQLANYYETETGYRMDRVVGSINGMVTMVIMSVMIGLTLVSSETSVM
- a CDS encoding ADP-ribosylglycohydrolase family protein — encoded protein: MIVRYLDFIERFEYEIIQRQDEGLDVSFEKMHLQELQKQVKQQSTEKLQLEAKQLLQELSGKPFPQDLAQNEPSEIQDIKASCSHQKSDLPKFDPDSDALFNATLGGWLGRAGGCLLGKPIERYHRTIIREMLDSNGAWPLDNYFTQVGMPQALLEKYPWKRRGGFESLRENIQCMPEDDDLNFTMLNLHILESSGPEFSSEDVASAWLKKLPVYEVFTAERVAYNNLLNGISPPESGQYLNPFREWIGAQIRADLWGYVCPGNPEEAAEFAWRDARMTHTRTGIYGEMFFAAIMAAAFVESDMRRLIQLGLDQIPPNSRLSKAINTVLSIPIEKSEWEAVVDQLYATFGHYHWVHTINNAALTVASLIHGAGDYERTITSAVMGGWDTDCNGATAGSIVGIVQGAKALPEKWINPLNNQIRSSVGGFDRSTISDLAHRTVTAAKLVRISATSGNLSKSDDY
- a CDS encoding ADP-ribosylglycohydrolase family protein translates to MSPIKKLNMSQQQYQSRAEACLVGLAIGDAFGDAARDPENQFLYGITMDWPEKPTFSTDDTEFALLSAEILINSNGKPTPEHVLAAWKEHVLVEDELKRGGASEREAAANIRKGLTAPETGKYNAYSRSDGAAMRSAPMGIVAAGDPVLAAELARIDAEISHADDGVWGAQAVAAATAVAIDGGTVDEIIAEARKWAPVGSWFKHSFDVAFAILEEFDYNIERSWMPLHKALRCEYKASVPEAVVSAFAVFKLTRGEFKQGMIYAGNFGRDTDTIGAIVGALSGASKGMEAIPEAWIGNVRKPHGTCLQFTAKQDLFEVARKLINLR
- a CDS encoding ATPase, T2SS/T4P/T4SS family produces the protein MAKIGDILVRRGVISQDILKQALEIQQTEPANSRRQLGKIFYEDLGVDQHAVLHELSFIFAIKEVEINADDLNEEQIEFIDSVFDSRSDAVRATMIRAKMVPLSVNGQGGDAVLTIIAADPTDPEVTSMAEQLPFGNFEIVYSRVENVDAILNKVLSSHNDFLGLLDEINYDEETHIDEDEVDEAALDAEINQSALTALVEGVLIEAVRQDVSDIHVVPKPGNITEINFRIDGKLETWHSQKGVKPEAISAVFKDKTRNVDRFERDMAQDGFIQRKIDDYLIRYRVSIIPIVGSEFDRKLESIVIRILDDRKVITDLNKLGLQKQALLDFKKSINKPSGIVIVTGPTGSGKSTTLVAALHAVITPEKCVLTVEDPVEYLIHGSRQLKISDKMGFDAAIRAILRHDPDIVLVGEIRDLKTAETAMKLANTGHLTFSTLHTNDAPSAVSRLYKMGIEPFLIASSVSLILAQRLVRRLCKDCKTPLTEEHFDSARALGFTEQELQEFTLYEPVGCDNCRHGYKGRTAVMESLYFTSEIKKMIVASGDQIDEDAIREEAIKNGMLTLRASGRERIKEGITSIEEIVAVTVEDEE
- a CDS encoding T9SS type A sorting domain-containing protein, coding for MRSILGFLVIILVSCQAQVVPEYHNISTEYTKTIDLDYLLYVPADYRPNEAWPLVFYLTGMESVDDINLIRNYGPPQLVEMGMGHDFFIVAPQLPGDEHWDPDALKALLEEVESNYHIDEFQRFITGIGDRGGWGVFEFGVSYPGIFQRFAPMGAPACTEICRLGEVSTWMFHGAQDSLVPIEDPENMLFEMQTYCGTTEDQLTIYDDLGHEVWEQGYSEEGFWEWFVGTAPSFTGSPAVALHETFSTEISKEIDDDYLLYLPAGYNSNNENWPLVLFLHGSGSAIQNIDEIRQGGPPLLYEQGMNSDFLLLCPQLHANVHWDVDRVNVLTQYIIETYRVDASRIYITGLSRGGFGTWEYAVSYPDLFAAVVPIAARDVPGVERLVNSNIAIFHGALDNGVPWQGSQFMFNRLAAVGANVQLTLFEGVGHNAWDPAYNSEGLWLWLLNQHNDQVSVENVDLNPTDILLAGNFPNPFNPSTTISYSLPFQTKITLKIFDMLGHEVLTLLDGADDQGEHTVQWNGTDRSGAPVSTGMYFCRLQAGNDSRTIKMVFLQ